A single window of bacterium DNA harbors:
- a CDS encoding DUF1080 domain-containing protein: MKRSMLLLFAVILPVCIISSVVLGAKPPKGAVSLFDGKTLNGWRKLTEYSGDDGKWEVIGGIIAGDQFPEGKGGLLVTEKKYSDYEVYAEVKADYPIDSGIFLRVQPNVLSYQVTIDYRPNGEVGAIYCPGGGEFLLHCPEGEKIWKKGEYNQVRTRIWGQPAHIQAWINDTLVADYKDTMVNGKYRVPETGYLGIQVHPGESWGKGNKVWFRKIMIREVKK; the protein is encoded by the coding sequence ATGAAACGCTCGATGCTGCTGTTGTTTGCCGTGATACTGCCGGTATGTATCATCAGCTCCGTCGTGCTCGGCGCCAAACCGCCGAAAGGCGCGGTCAGCCTCTTCGATGGCAAAACGCTCAACGGCTGGCGCAAACTCACCGAATACAGCGGAGATGACGGCAAGTGGGAAGTCATCGGAGGCATTATTGCCGGCGACCAGTTCCCCGAGGGTAAGGGCGGTCTCCTCGTCACCGAGAAGAAGTACTCGGATTATGAGGTTTATGCCGAGGTCAAGGCCGATTATCCCATCGATTCCGGAATCTTTCTCCGCGTACAGCCCAATGTGCTTTCATACCAGGTGACCATCGATTACCGTCCCAACGGCGAAGTCGGCGCCATCTACTGCCCGGGCGGCGGCGAATTCCTCCTCCACTGTCCCGAAGGGGAGAAAATCTGGAAGAAGGGCGAATACAATCAGGTCCGCACCCGAATCTGGGGCCAGCCCGCCCATATTCAGGCATGGATCAACGACACGCTCGTCGCAGACTACAAGGACACGATGGTTAACGGCAAGTACCGCGTTCCGGAAACCGGGTATCTCGGCATCCAGGTTCATCCGGGCGAGAGCTGGGGCAAGGGCAACAAGGTCTGGTTCCGCAAGATCATGATCAGGGAAGTGAAGAAATAG